A single genomic interval of Bradyrhizobium sp. sBnM-33 harbors:
- a CDS encoding enoyl-CoA hydratase/isomerase family protein: protein MTDHKSVICEKRRQAFWITINRPDKRNAINADVVAGIARGYRDAHDDKDVRVMVLTGAGDKAFCAGADLQNSGAAFAMDYSRPNVDYADLLRLSQNATKPAIARVGGVCMAGGMGLLCMTDMAVAADHVVFGLPEVKVGVFPMQVLSLLQSIAPKRLVSEWALTGEPFDAHAAQAAGLLNYVVPAAELDAKIEWLVSRIVDKSPTAIRRGKYAMRAIASMSFDESIAYTESQIALLAMTEDAKEGLKAFGEKRKPSWPGK from the coding sequence ATGACCGACCACAAAAGCGTAATCTGCGAAAAGCGCCGGCAGGCGTTCTGGATCACCATCAACCGCCCGGATAAGCGCAATGCCATCAATGCTGATGTGGTCGCCGGCATCGCCCGCGGCTATCGCGACGCGCATGATGACAAGGACGTCCGCGTCATGGTGCTGACCGGGGCGGGCGACAAGGCGTTTTGCGCCGGCGCCGATCTGCAGAACAGCGGCGCTGCCTTCGCGATGGATTATTCGCGACCGAATGTCGATTACGCCGATCTGCTGCGGCTGTCGCAAAACGCCACCAAGCCCGCGATCGCGCGGGTGGGGGGCGTCTGCATGGCGGGCGGCATGGGCTTATTGTGCATGACCGACATGGCAGTTGCCGCCGATCATGTAGTCTTCGGGCTGCCCGAGGTGAAGGTCGGCGTGTTCCCGATGCAGGTGTTGAGCCTGTTGCAGTCGATCGCGCCGAAGCGGCTGGTCAGCGAATGGGCGCTGACCGGCGAGCCGTTTGATGCGCACGCGGCACAGGCCGCCGGGCTCCTGAACTACGTGGTGCCAGCGGCCGAACTTGACGCCAAGATCGAATGGCTGGTCAGCCGCATCGTCGACAAGTCGCCGACCGCGATCCGCCGCGGCAAATATGCCATGCGGGCGATCGCCTCGATGTCGTTCGACGAGAGCATCGCCTATACCGAAAGCCAGATTGCGCTATTGGCGATGACGGAAGACGCCAAGGAAGGTCTTAAGGCTTTCGGGGAGAAGCGCAAGCCTTCCTGGCCGGGCAAATAG
- a CDS encoding DUF2274 domain-containing protein — protein MAKLKLGTIENDRAVKVTHELPASVHRDLVAYAEILARETAQPINDPVKLIAPMLARFMATDRSFLKARRARHLSRRGEG, from the coding sequence ATGGCGAAGCTCAAACTTGGTACCATCGAGAACGACAGAGCGGTCAAGGTCACACACGAACTGCCAGCAAGTGTTCACCGCGATCTCGTCGCTTATGCCGAAATCCTCGCACGCGAAACCGCTCAGCCGATCAACGATCCCGTCAAGCTGATCGCGCCCATGTTGGCGCGGTTCATGGCAACGGACAGAAGTTTCTTGAAGGCCCGACGGGCGCGTCATCTTTCTAGGCGAGGTGAGGGGTAG
- a CDS encoding LysR family transcriptional regulator — protein MSNSQRTSHVLHTNKALELKHLRLAATAASCGSFRKAAELLSLQQSTLSRSIRQIEYGLGFPIFERSSGGVNPTPAGRSVLRLAKAILEEFDTLIATAKSVRNGETGRLAVGFCTSLSAGNLQASLVEFRQRSPRIELATIERSRAHLAMGLRNGVLDILIVTGSLPLLDSNTMGLWNERVLVALPQDHPLAAREIIHWTDLRGETVLLSHCEPGREFEDVLVSKLILPEDRPKIEYHDVSRGTIKCLISMKVGISLVLESDIVADVAGLIYRELRDGTSPSRFDYSAYWRADNENPALITFLKMLSERYPSPRLER, from the coding sequence ATGAGCAACTCCCAGCGAACAAGTCATGTTCTGCACACGAACAAAGCTCTCGAGCTAAAGCACCTACGATTGGCCGCAACTGCGGCCAGCTGTGGCAGCTTTCGGAAAGCCGCGGAGTTGCTGAGCTTGCAACAATCGACCCTCAGCCGATCAATTCGGCAGATTGAGTATGGCCTCGGCTTTCCAATATTCGAGCGCTCCAGCGGAGGCGTAAATCCAACGCCAGCTGGCCGCAGCGTTCTTCGCCTGGCAAAAGCGATTCTTGAAGAATTTGACACACTCATAGCTACGGCTAAGTCTGTTCGCAACGGCGAGACCGGTCGGCTGGCAGTCGGCTTCTGTACGTCACTTTCGGCAGGAAATCTGCAGGCTTCTTTGGTCGAGTTCAGACAACGATCGCCGCGGATTGAACTTGCAACCATTGAGAGATCTCGAGCGCACCTTGCAATGGGGCTGCGCAATGGCGTGCTTGATATCCTAATCGTTACGGGAAGTCTGCCGTTGTTGGACAGCAACACCATGGGCTTGTGGAACGAGCGTGTTCTAGTTGCCTTACCCCAGGACCATCCGCTCGCTGCGCGCGAGATTATCCACTGGACTGACCTGCGCGGCGAAACAGTGTTGCTAAGCCATTGCGAACCGGGACGGGAATTTGAAGATGTGCTGGTTTCCAAGCTTATCTTACCTGAGGATCGTCCCAAGATCGAGTATCACGACGTAAGTCGCGGTACCATCAAGTGCTTGATCAGCATGAAGGTCGGCATCAGCCTGGTGCTCGAATCCGACATCGTTGCCGATGTTGCCGGATTGATCTATCGTGAGCTGCGCGATGGCACAAGTCCAAGCCGGTTCGACTATTCGGCCTATTGGAGAGCTGACAATGAGAACCCGGCCCTGATTACTTTCCTGAAGATGCTCTCCGAGCGCTACCCCTCACCTCGCCTAGAAAGATGA
- a CDS encoding Bug family tripartite tricarboxylate transporter substrate binding protein, with the protein MRPAMCAWLAAAAIGHLLSPATADDGSNYPSRLIRIIVPFPAGGPTDAYARIIADKFQKAWNQPVIVDNQPGATGVLGTKAVARAAPDGHTLLFTSNSGQVIGPLLRDPRPFDGQKDFAPVSMVLKYPFYMVVNSKLPVKTVGELIALAKSEPGKLNFATFGVGSGTHLVAESFNAQAGIQTVHIPYRGVQDMKQGLLSGDIHYMFDSIGSSKPLVDTGQLRALAVTGAERSPIVPDLPTLAELGFEGFDAMIWLGLFSPAGTPDPIIRKLQQEVTRTVNLPAIRQQIESGGSVAVGSTPEVLGAFMAQETPWWTQVIRKNNLKLE; encoded by the coding sequence ATGAGACCGGCGATGTGTGCTTGGCTTGCGGCAGCAGCGATCGGCCATTTACTGTCGCCGGCGACTGCGGATGATGGGTCGAACTACCCGTCTCGACTAATCCGCATCATTGTGCCGTTTCCCGCGGGTGGGCCAACCGACGCTTATGCGCGCATCATCGCGGACAAGTTCCAGAAAGCATGGAACCAACCGGTGATCGTGGACAATCAGCCGGGTGCGACTGGTGTCCTGGGAACGAAGGCGGTCGCCCGCGCAGCGCCCGACGGACATACGCTCCTGTTTACATCAAACAGCGGGCAGGTCATTGGACCGCTGCTGCGCGATCCCAGGCCGTTCGACGGACAAAAGGATTTCGCACCAGTCAGTATGGTTTTGAAGTATCCCTTTTACATGGTGGTGAACAGCAAGCTGCCAGTCAAAACTGTTGGCGAACTGATAGCGCTCGCAAAATCCGAGCCAGGAAAGTTGAATTTCGCAACCTTTGGAGTAGGCAGCGGGACGCACCTGGTTGCGGAATCCTTCAACGCGCAGGCCGGAATTCAAACGGTTCACATTCCATACAGAGGAGTGCAGGACATGAAACAAGGCCTGCTCTCCGGCGACATTCATTACATGTTCGACAGTATCGGATCATCGAAACCCCTTGTCGATACTGGACAGCTGCGTGCGCTCGCCGTGACGGGCGCAGAACGGTCTCCAATCGTGCCGGATCTCCCCACGCTTGCTGAACTTGGTTTTGAAGGCTTCGACGCAATGATTTGGCTTGGGCTCTTTTCTCCTGCGGGAACTCCGGACCCTATCATCCGAAAGCTGCAGCAAGAGGTCACGCGGACGGTGAACTTGCCGGCAATAAGGCAGCAGATCGAAAGCGGAGGATCTGTCGCTGTCGGAAGTACGCCGGAAGTGTTGGGTGCTTTCATGGCGCAGGAAACGCCATGGTGGACTCAAGTGATTAGAAAAAACAACCTCAAGCTCGAGTGA